The genomic DNA AAAAATAGcatctctttttcttttgttttttgctgaaTTTTTCTGATTGCAGAATTGAATAAATACCATTTGTCTCAGAGACTGTTGAGTTTTGTGTCAAATACTCAAACATATCAAGACCCACAGGATCTGAATCTACTGACTTGTCAACTGTGTCTTGAAAAGTGTCGAAGCTGAACTGCAAGAGAGTAAAAACAAAGATTGTTTGgtcaattttattattttatgttatttcttCTGTAGTCGAGAAGAGGAATTTATGAAGACAAGAGACTGTACCTTTTCCtccagattttttattttgacattctGATAGTCCAGCTGATCATGCTGTTCCTTGACAGCCTTCAGAAGGTCGGTGATTGTTTTCTCTTGAGTCTCAATTACGCCCTGAAAGAGATCAAACAGCTATGTCAAATAGGACTACCGCTAACAACTGACAaactttgaacatttttttaaagtgctgcATTATCGTTGTATCATTGTAATATGAATCATGGGTAAATAGACTGGCAGACATTTTGGTTAATTATTGGCAGTGAAACAATCCAGCATATGATTTGCACTTAGAATTATTTGTTTCCATGTTGACTGAGTTCAGAAAGGCTTATGGCTGATCATCAAATAATAGTTTTCTTGTTATTTCGGAGAATGGTAGATAATTGCTGATTAACATTAAGATtggtgtgttaatgtgtttcaTTGCTTGAAAAACTGGCTTTGATTTATAATCACTTACAAGTAATCAGTCCTTTTTTTGAATTGTTGTAGCTTCATACCTTGAGTTTTGTGATTTCACTCAGCTGGTCGGCAGGAATCATGGTCTGTGACATTCCTTTGAGCGTCTCCTCCAGGGTGCCCACCTTGCTCTGCAGCTGAGTTCGCTCCTGAATGATGCCATTGATCTTCAAGTTGATCTCAAGTGACAAGTTCCTGATCTCCTCATTGTTGGCCTTCAAGTAGTTGGTGGTCTTTTTgagctcctcttcctcctccttaaTCTCCGAGGTCACCACAGAAAGCTGGTAGAAAGAGCGATCGAAGATGTTCAGCTTTTGGAAGATGTCGTTGATTTGCGCCTTGGTTTTGTGGACGAACTCTCGTAAACTCTGGCCTAACTGAAGTAGGCCATTTGCAAGGAGGCGGACATCGTCCAGCATGGCAAAGCGGGACTTTGCTTCAGTTGGCGGAGTCGTAAAACTCTGAAAAGGCATGGTGGGATTTTCATGCCTGTTGGAGGTTTCCAGGCAGAATGCAGCAGTTAGACTGACTAACACCAGTAAAAAAGAGAAAGACCCCATAgttaatttgtaaaatgtaaaatatttttctccCCTCTGTGCTGTTTCCAAACTTCTCCCTTCTGTAAACCTGACTTCCTTGCCGGTAAAATGATGAAAGCAGCGTGCTGCCTCGTGTTATATACTGTAGAGGAGGGGGGTGGTCGGGCTGATCATTAAACCGGACTGTTTTTAGCTTTGCACCCCACCTCCTCCCAAATCGCCCTCCAGCCCTCCCtcctttaaacaaacaaatcacagCGTTGAGCAAATATCCCACAGAGCACCCCCCCCCACTCTCCTTTAGTAACCATTTAACCCCAATCCCCTCAGTGAGCCACACCCTACTCTACCCTGCTCTCCATTTGTGGAGCAGCACTTTGGCTGATCAGCAGAAAGCCAACAATGGCCATCACCCATTTTGATGCATGGCCAGTTTGATCAATCTCAGACCTTATAACTCTGCACACGCTTTGCTCTG from Gouania willdenowi chromosome 4, fGouWil2.1, whole genome shotgun sequence includes the following:
- the angptl3 gene encoding angiopoietin-related protein 3, coding for MGSFSFLLVLVSLTAAFCLETSNRHENPTMPFQSFTTPPTEAKSRFAMLDDVRLLANGLLQLGQSLREFVHKTKAQINDIFQKLNIFDRSFYQLSVVTSEIKEEEEELKKTTNYLKANNEEIRNLSLEINLKINGIIQERTQLQSKVGTLEETLKGMSQTMIPADQLSEITKLKGVIETQEKTITDLLKAVKEQHDQLDYQNVKIKNLEEKFSFDTFQDTVDKSVDSDPVGLDMFEYLTQNSTVSETNDFPADCSELFEKGETNSGIYIIKPNQSEPFNVYCEMDQDGGSTVIQRRVDGAVDFDQPWEKYENGFGVIEKDFWLGLKKIHSLTKQKLYILRIDLEDWKDEKHWSEYRFSIENASKDYVLRAHQYSGDLPDSMVNITGTAFSTKDRNNKNHRNSDCTRNDTGGWWFYACGESSLNGRYMWLRTKGRSARRRGIHWKPGPGFPSMTLRMTKITIRPAPTAMTAA